From the genome of Hydrogenothermus marinus:
CTTTTAATCCTTCAATAAGTTGTGGGAATATAGATATTGTGAAAAATTTTTTCATAATGAATAAATTATATCTTTTTTAGGAAATTACAAAAAGACTAAAATTAATGATTTTATAATTATGATGATTTAAATGAGAAAGGAAAGACTTGAATAAAATTAAAGCCCCTTTTAAAAAGGGGCTTTTAAAATATATTAAGCACCTACTGGTTCTTCAGCTTCTTTAACTTCTACTTCAACTTCTGGACCTTGCCAGAGACCATGTTTTGTGCAGTAGCTCATAGCTTGGAGTTTCATTTTTTTCTTAGTAGGAACAATATAAAAATCAACTTCAGCTTGAGAGCATTGGTTTCCTTGTGTTCCTGGAACAAATGTAGCTTGTCCTAAGAAAGTATCACCATCCCAAAGTTGAACCCAAGCAATGTAATGATCAAAATCATCAGGATGACAATATTCTTCACCAACTTTTACTTTAACTTTTAATTTTTGTCCTTTTACTGCTTCTCCTTCAACATGAACAAATGGAGAATGTCTGTCAATATAGTCTCTTTTAGCTTCTTTGTCAATTGTTGAAATATCAACATAGTTGTTTATTTTTGGCATTTTCATACCTCCTTAAGTATTTAATTTTGGTTTTTATTTTATTTCTAATATATGTATCTCTAAATGATATTTATCATTAATTAAATTATTATTTCTTGGAAGTCTTTATCCCATTTACCTAATAATGTTGGTTTTGTTGTAGAAATTTTCAATATATCTAAAAACTGATTTCTAGGAATTTCTATAGCCCCAAATCTAGCCATGTGAACTGTTGCTTGCTGACAATCTATAATATCAAATTTCCATTCTTGTAGTTTTTTTACTAAATAGACAAAAGCAACTTTTGAGGCATCTGAAACTATATGAAACATAGATTCTCCAAAAAATGCTCTACCAATTGAAACACCATAAAGTCCACCTACAAGCTTATTATCTATGTACGCTTCTACACTGTGAGCAATACCTATTTTATGAAGGTTTATATATGCTTCTATCATCTCCGTAGTTATCCAAGTTCCATCTTGTCCTTTCCTTTTTACAGTAGCACACATTTTAATAACATCTTCAAAATTTTCATCAAATCTAATCTCAAATTTATTCTTTTTTAATACTTTTTTTAAGCTTCTTTGGATTTTTAGATTTTCAGGAAATAACACCATTCTTGGATTAGGACTCCACCATAAAATAGGCTCATCTTCACTATACCAAGGGAAAATGCCATTTTTATAAGCAAAAATTAATCTTTCTACAGATAAATCTCCACCATAAGCCAAAGGAAAATCATCAGGTGCGAAATAAGGGTCTGGGAAATAAATATCTGGATTATTTTTATCAATAATAAATTTCATTTTTAAAACCTTTCGTTTATAATAACTAATATTAAATATATAAAAAGAGGTAAAAATCAATGGATATAAAAGTTTTTAGTGGAAAAATAAATACTCAAAGAGTGGATGCTCTTTTTATTCCTGTATTTTCTGATAAGAAAAATTTCTCTGAAGAAGTTGAACAATTAGATTTAGAACTAAATAATGCAATTTCAAAATTAAAAAAAGATCAAAAATTTAATGGTGATTTAGGAAAAAGCTTAGTAGTTCCTACTTTTGGAAAATTAAAAGCAAAATATATAGTTTTAATAGGTGCAGGTAGCAAGAAAAAAGCAGATCTTGATATTTTTAGAAGAGTAGGTGCAAATGCTGTAAAAGTAGCTAAAGGAATAAATGCAACTAAAATATTATTTGATTTAAAGAAACTTGATGTAAATGAAAATGAAGAAGATTTAGCTCAAGCGATTGTAGAAGGAATTATACTTGGAAGTTATTCTTTTGATAAATATAAATCTAAAAAAGATGATTTTGAGATAAAGAGTTTAAATATAAGAGTAAGTAAAAAACACAAAGAAAAAGCAGAAGAAAAAGTAGAGCTGGGAAAAATATTAGCTGAATCTCAAAACTTTACAAGAGATTTAGTAAATACACCTCCAAATGTTATAAATCCTGAGAAACTTGCAGAGATAGCTTTAGAACTTGGGAAAGAGTATGGAATTGAAGTAAAGGTTTATGATGAAGAAGAATGTGA
Proteins encoded in this window:
- the aat gene encoding leucyl/phenylalanyl-tRNA--protein transferase, with amino-acid sequence MKFIIDKNNPDIYFPDPYFAPDDFPLAYGGDLSVERLIFAYKNGIFPWYSEDEPILWWSPNPRMVLFPENLKIQRSLKKVLKKNKFEIRFDENFEDVIKMCATVKRKGQDGTWITTEMIEAYINLHKIGIAHSVEAYIDNKLVGGLYGVSIGRAFFGESMFHIVSDASKVAFVYLVKKLQEWKFDIIDCQQATVHMARFGAIEIPRNQFLDILKISTTKPTLLGKWDKDFQEIII
- a CDS encoding desulfoferrodoxin family protein, translated to MPKINNYVDISTIDKEAKRDYIDRHSPFVHVEGEAVKGQKLKVKVKVGEEYCHPDDFDHYIAWVQLWDGDTFLGQATFVPGTQGNQCSQAEVDFYIVPTKKKMKLQAMSYCTKHGLWQGPEVEVEVKEAEEPVGA